One window from the genome of Cucumis melo cultivar AY chromosome 12, USDA_Cmelo_AY_1.0, whole genome shotgun sequence encodes:
- the LOC103502199 gene encoding protein C2-DOMAIN ABA-RELATED 11 isoform X2, producing the protein MAAEPSESGRLKVIVVQGKNLVIRDFRSSDPYVVVKLGKQKAKTKVIKNNLNPVWNEELTFKIDAEPTGLLNFEVFDKDLFKRDDRMGRASINLQPMQSASRLSKILRMSTGETTLRKVVPGRDDCVAEEYSIRCIDGEVVQDVWLRLGGVESGEIQVRMKYVEE; encoded by the exons ATGGCGGCGGAACCTTCGGAATCAGGGCGGCTGAAAGTCATCGTAGTCCAAGGGAAAAATCTCGTGATTCGAGATTTCAGAAGTAGCGATCCGTACGTCGTCGTCAAATTGGGGAAACAG AAAGCAAAAACcaaagtaattaaaaataacCTAAATCCTGTATGGAACGAGGAACTCACTTTCAAAATCGACGCCGAACCTACCGGACTCTTGAACTTC GAAGTGTTCGACAAAGATTTGTTCAAGCGAGACGACAGGATGGGGCGAGCATCGATTAACCTTCAACCAATGCAATCTGCAAGTCGGCTAAGTAAGATTCTGAGAATGTCGACCGGCGAGACGACGCTGAGAAAGGTGGTTCCTGGGAGAGACGACTGCGTTGCGGAGGAATACTCGATACGGTGTATCGATGGCGAGGTGGTGCAAGATGTTTGGTTGCGCCTGGGTGGAGTGGAGTCGGGAGAAATTCAAGTCAGAATGAAGTATGTAGAAGAATAG
- the LOC103502199 gene encoding protein C2-DOMAIN ABA-RELATED 11 isoform X1: MAAEPSESGRLKVIVVQGKNLVIRDFRSSDPYVVVKLGKQKAKTKVIKNNLNPVWNEELTFKIDAEPTGLLNFVSDSEKSQSIDCSLFLFPHLIRIVLVQEVFDKDLFKRDDRMGRASINLQPMQSASRLSKILRMSTGETTLRKVVPGRDDCVAEEYSIRCIDGEVVQDVWLRLGGVESGEIQVRMKYVEE, translated from the exons ATGGCGGCGGAACCTTCGGAATCAGGGCGGCTGAAAGTCATCGTAGTCCAAGGGAAAAATCTCGTGATTCGAGATTTCAGAAGTAGCGATCCGTACGTCGTCGTCAAATTGGGGAAACAG AAAGCAAAAACcaaagtaattaaaaataacCTAAATCCTGTATGGAACGAGGAACTCACTTTCAAAATCGACGCCGAACCTACCGGACTCTTGAACTTCGTAAGTGATTCCGAAAAATCTCAATCGATCGATTGCTCTCTGTTTCTGTTTCCACATCTCATCAGGATTGTTCTTGTACAGGAAGTGTTCGACAAAGATTTGTTCAAGCGAGACGACAGGATGGGGCGAGCATCGATTAACCTTCAACCAATGCAATCTGCAAGTCGGCTAAGTAAGATTCTGAGAATGTCGACCGGCGAGACGACGCTGAGAAAGGTGGTTCCTGGGAGAGACGACTGCGTTGCGGAGGAATACTCGATACGGTGTATCGATGGCGAGGTGGTGCAAGATGTTTGGTTGCGCCTGGGTGGAGTGGAGTCGGGAGAAATTCAAGTCAGAATGAAGTATGTAGAAGAATAG